A part of Aegilops tauschii subsp. strangulata cultivar AL8/78 chromosome 2, Aet v6.0, whole genome shotgun sequence genomic DNA contains:
- the LOC109756095 gene encoding disease resistance protein RGA5 isoform X1, producing the protein MAQAVIGAMGTLLPKLADLITKEYSLQRGVRGEIMFLKAEMESMETALLRISEAPMDQPPDIQVKLWAKAVRDLSYDLEDSIDKFMVRIETHGRPDKSHSFRNFIDKSLSLLTKGKIRHKIGIDIKDIKSRIKEVSERRDRYKVDSVAATKPIGPTIDTLRMSALYRKATELVGTDEKSVEVIKMLTEGDMVSQKQLKVVSIVGFGGLGKTTLANAVYEKLKVQEDNQELQFDCSAFISVSLNPNMEQIFRSLLHQLDKHRIQNTNEALWGEEQLIREIRTFLENKRYLIVIDDVWDKSVWENIKYALIENEYESRVITTTRILDVAQQAGGVYRLNPLSVVDSRKLFYQRIYDMENKSPPSQLVEVSENILERCGGVPLAILTIGSLLSNKKGRAHTLEYWSKVQKSISSGLDNNHDDVKNMRRILSVSYSNLPPHLKTCLLHLSLYPEDYKIATEQLIWKWVGEGFVKKEQGKSLYEVGGDYLDELINKSLVQPAKFDNANQVCSCHVHDMVRDLIISLSSDENFLTRIGDPQPEYLPSKIRRLSIQTCIPEVVNQLSTMGLTNVRSLTVSSPAFSLLPTLSGFPVLRVLDLTFCMQVDNNNWKDICSLFHLRYLSLKGTSITRIPKEIANLQFLQVLDISSCTEIEEELPSTFIQLTQLLLFHMADSITCAVPRWMCSMSFLFSLSIKLETMGEEDLQVLGNIPSLSELYIQVQKPTQGRDKRLVIDNAYPFRCLKRFSVKGDTMELKFARGAMQSLQTLLLVLDNVHDTFSQFGDLVFGLENISLLEHIVVEFPFDEEDSDEETQMLRNVVQKEVEMNQNKPILTFTQTDAVDEHAEEFIKRFYLQLKKQKIETFTQYLDSLGN; encoded by the exons ATGGCCCAGGCCGTGATTGGAGCGATGGGCACCCTCCTGCCCAAGCTAGCCGACCTAATCACCAAGGAGTACAGCCTTCAGAGGGGTGTCAGGGGCGAGATCATGTTCCTCAAAGCCGAGATGGAGAGCATGGAGACAGCTCTCCTCAGGATATCTGAGGCGCCAATGGACCAGCCACCGGACATCCAAGTTAAGCTTTGGGCCAAGGCGGTGAGGGACTTGTCATATGACCTGGAAGATAGCATCGACAAGTTCATGGTGCGCATCGAAACCCATGGCCGACCAGATAAGTCCCATAGCTTCAGGAATTTCATTGATAAGAGCCTCAGCCtgctgaccaagggcaagattCGCCACAAGATCGGCATCGATATCAAAGACATCAAGAGCCGCATCAAGGAGGTCAGCGAGCGCCGTGATAGGTACAAGGTTGACAGTGTGGCCGCTACCAAGCCAATTGGTCCAACTATTGATACCCTTCGCATGTCAGCCTTGTATAGAAAGGCTACGGAGCTTGTTGGCACCGACGAGAAGAGCGTTGAGGTAATCAAGATGCTGACTGAGGGAGACATGGTTTCCCAGAAACAGCTGAAGGTGGTCTCTATTGTTGGATTTGGTGGATTAGGAAAGACAACCCTTGCTAATGCCGTCTATGAGAAGCTGAAAGTGCAAGAAGATAATCAAGAACTGCAATTCGATTGCTCGGCTTTTATTTCCGTGTCTCTTAATCCTAACATGGAGCAGATTTTCAGGAGCTTGCTCCATCAACTTGACAAGCATAGGATTCAAAACACCAATGAGGCATTGTGGGGCGAAGAACAACTCATCCGTGAAATAAGAACATTTCTTGAAAACAAGAG GTACTTGATTGTTATTGACGACGTATGGGATAAGTCCGTCTGGGAAAACATCAAATATGCGTTGATTGAGAATGAATATGAAAGTAGAGTAATCACAACAACTCGCATCCTTGATGTTGCCCAGCAAGCTGGTGGTGTCTACCGGCTGAATCCTCTTTCTGTTGTGGACTCAAGAAAGTTGTTCTATCAAAGAATATATGATATGGAGAACAAGTCACCACCTAGTCAATTGGTTGAAGTATCTGAGAACATTTTAGAAAGATGTGGGGGTGTGCCGCTAGCTATCCTTACAATAGGTAGCTTGCTGTCCAACAAAAAGGGAAGAGCACATACACTTGAGTATTGGTCCAAGGTGCAGAAATCTATTAGTTCAGGGCTAGACAATAATCATGATGATGTGAAGAACATGAGAAGGATATTATCAGTCAGTTATTCTAACCTACCACCACACCTAAAGACTTGTTTACTGCATCTTAGTCTATACCCAGAGGATTATAAGATTGCAACAGAACAACTGATATGGAAATGGGTGGGTGAAGGTTTCGTGAAAAAAGAACAGGGGAAGAGCTTGTATGAAGTAGGAGGGGATTATTTGGATGAGCTCATTAATAAAAGTTTGGTTCAACCTGCAAAATTTGACAATGCAAATCAAGTGTGCTCTTGTCATGTACACGATATGGTGCGTGACCTCATCATTTCCTTGTCAAGTGATGAGAATTTCCTAACAAGAATAGGTGATCCGCAACCAGAGTATCTACCAAGTAAGATCCGCCGACTGTCCATCCAGACCTGCATTCCAGAAGTTGTTAATCAATTGTCAACCATGGGACTGACCAATGTGAGGTCACTTACTGTGTCTAGTCCAGCTTTCAGTTTGTTGCCAACACTTTCGGGTTTTCCAGTCCTACGTGTATTGGATTTAACATTCTGCATGCAAGTGGATAATAATAATTGGAAGGATATTTGCAGTTTGTTTCACTTGAGATATCTGAGTTTAAAGGGAACGTCTATCACCAGGATCCCGAAAGAGATTGCAAATCTGCAATTTCTGCAAGTGCTGGACATCAGCTCGTGCACTGAAATAGAAGAAGAGCTGCCGTCAACCTTTATTCAACTAACACAACTATTGTTATTCCACATGGCTGACAGCATCACTTGTGCAGTACCTAGGTGGATGTGTTCCATGTCTTTCCTCTTCTCTCTTAGTATCAAACTTGAAACAATGGGAGAAGAAGACCTTCAAGTACTTGGGAACATACCGTCTCTCAGTGAACTGTACATACAAGTGCAGAAACCTACACAAGGTAGAGACAAACGGTTGGTCATTGACAATGCTTATCCATTTCGGTGTCTAAAGAGGTTTAGTGTCAAGGGTGACACCATGGAGTTGAAGTTTGCACGGGGAGCCATGCAAAGTCTACAGACCCTCCTGTTAGTTTTAGATAATGTGCATGACACATTCTCTCAGTTTGGTGATCTTGTATTTGGTTTAGAGAATATCTCTTTGCTTGAGCATATTGTTGTTGAGTTCCCCTTCGACGAAGAAGATAGTGATGAGGAGACTCAAATGCTGAGAAATGTTGTTCAGAAAGAGGTTGAGATGAATCAAAACAAGCCCATACTAACTTTCACACAAACAGATGCCGTTGAC GAACATGCTGAGGAATTCATCAAGAGATTCTATTTACAG CTGAAGAAGCAGAAGATAGAAACATTCACCCAGTATCTCGATTCACTAGGAAACTAG
- the LOC109756095 gene encoding uncharacterized protein isoform X2 yields MAQAVIGAMGTLLPKLADLITKEYSLQRGVRGEIMFLKAEMESMETALLRISEAPMDQPPDIQVKLWAKAVRDLSYDLEDSIDKFMVRIETHGRPDKSHSFRNFIDKSLSLLTKGKIRHKIGIDIKDIKSRIKEVSERRDRYKVDSVAATKPIGPTIDTLRMSALYRKATELVGTDEKSVEVIKMLTEGDMVSQKQLKVVSIVGFGGLGKTTLANAVYEKLKVQEDNQELQFDCSAFISVSLNPNMEQIFRSLLHQLDKHRIQNTNEALWGEEQLIREIRTFLENKRYLIVIDDVWDKSVWENIKYALIENEYESRVITTTRILDVAQQAGGVYRLNPLSVVDSRKLFYQRIYDMENKSPPSQLVEVSENILERCGGVPLAILTIGSLLSNKKGRAHTLEYWSKVQKSISSGLDNNHDDVKNMRRILSVSYSNLPPHLKTCLLHLSLYPEDYKIATEQLIWKWVGEGFVKKEQGKSLYEVGGDYLDELINKSLVQPAKFDNANQVCSCHVHDMVRDLIISLSSDENFLTRIGDPQPEYLPSKIRRLSIQTCIPEVVNQLSTMGLTNVRSLTVSSPAFSLLPTLSGFPVLRVLDLTFCMQVDNNNWKDICSLFHLRYLSLKGTSITRIPKEIANLQFLQVLDISSCTEIEEELPSTFIQLTQLLLFHMADSITCAVPRWMCSMSFLFSLSIKLETMGEEDLQVLGNIPSLSELYIQVQKPTQGRDKRLVIDNAYPFRCLKRFSVKGDTMELKFARGAMQSLQTLLLVLDNVHDTFSQFGDLVFGLENISLLEHIVVEFPFDEEDSDEETQMLRNVVQKEVEMNQNKPILTFTQTDAVDSSIIIIFQFSLGRNPLSDAPHRNPGVLENGQGLGRHPPSGAPYLDPDTVASERGSGRHILSGALHRRPDVVENEHGSSHLTRRVRRVRKLAEPRRIRLGSWNVGSLTGKLRELVDAAVRRGVDILCVQETKWRGQKAKEVEDTGFKLWYMGTAANRNGVGILINKSLKYGVVDVKRRGIILVKLVVEDLVLNVISAYAPQVGHNENTKREFWEGLEDMVRSVPIGEKLFIGGDLNGHVGTSNTGFEGAHGGFGYGIRNQEGEDVLSFALAYNMIVANTLFRKRESHLVTFSSGQHSSQIDFILSRREDRRACLDCKVIPGESVVPQHKLVVADFRFRIRVQRDKRAKVARTKWWKLKGEVAQVFKERVIKEGPWEEGGDADNVWTKMATCIRKVASEEFGVSRGRRSEDKDTWWWNDDVQKAIKEMKDCFRRLYLNRSADNIEKYKMAKKAAKRAVGEARSRAYEDLYQRLSMGGELSRTKSNHPS; encoded by the exons ATGGCCCAGGCCGTGATTGGAGCGATGGGCACCCTCCTGCCCAAGCTAGCCGACCTAATCACCAAGGAGTACAGCCTTCAGAGGGGTGTCAGGGGCGAGATCATGTTCCTCAAAGCCGAGATGGAGAGCATGGAGACAGCTCTCCTCAGGATATCTGAGGCGCCAATGGACCAGCCACCGGACATCCAAGTTAAGCTTTGGGCCAAGGCGGTGAGGGACTTGTCATATGACCTGGAAGATAGCATCGACAAGTTCATGGTGCGCATCGAAACCCATGGCCGACCAGATAAGTCCCATAGCTTCAGGAATTTCATTGATAAGAGCCTCAGCCtgctgaccaagggcaagattCGCCACAAGATCGGCATCGATATCAAAGACATCAAGAGCCGCATCAAGGAGGTCAGCGAGCGCCGTGATAGGTACAAGGTTGACAGTGTGGCCGCTACCAAGCCAATTGGTCCAACTATTGATACCCTTCGCATGTCAGCCTTGTATAGAAAGGCTACGGAGCTTGTTGGCACCGACGAGAAGAGCGTTGAGGTAATCAAGATGCTGACTGAGGGAGACATGGTTTCCCAGAAACAGCTGAAGGTGGTCTCTATTGTTGGATTTGGTGGATTAGGAAAGACAACCCTTGCTAATGCCGTCTATGAGAAGCTGAAAGTGCAAGAAGATAATCAAGAACTGCAATTCGATTGCTCGGCTTTTATTTCCGTGTCTCTTAATCCTAACATGGAGCAGATTTTCAGGAGCTTGCTCCATCAACTTGACAAGCATAGGATTCAAAACACCAATGAGGCATTGTGGGGCGAAGAACAACTCATCCGTGAAATAAGAACATTTCTTGAAAACAAGAG GTACTTGATTGTTATTGACGACGTATGGGATAAGTCCGTCTGGGAAAACATCAAATATGCGTTGATTGAGAATGAATATGAAAGTAGAGTAATCACAACAACTCGCATCCTTGATGTTGCCCAGCAAGCTGGTGGTGTCTACCGGCTGAATCCTCTTTCTGTTGTGGACTCAAGAAAGTTGTTCTATCAAAGAATATATGATATGGAGAACAAGTCACCACCTAGTCAATTGGTTGAAGTATCTGAGAACATTTTAGAAAGATGTGGGGGTGTGCCGCTAGCTATCCTTACAATAGGTAGCTTGCTGTCCAACAAAAAGGGAAGAGCACATACACTTGAGTATTGGTCCAAGGTGCAGAAATCTATTAGTTCAGGGCTAGACAATAATCATGATGATGTGAAGAACATGAGAAGGATATTATCAGTCAGTTATTCTAACCTACCACCACACCTAAAGACTTGTTTACTGCATCTTAGTCTATACCCAGAGGATTATAAGATTGCAACAGAACAACTGATATGGAAATGGGTGGGTGAAGGTTTCGTGAAAAAAGAACAGGGGAAGAGCTTGTATGAAGTAGGAGGGGATTATTTGGATGAGCTCATTAATAAAAGTTTGGTTCAACCTGCAAAATTTGACAATGCAAATCAAGTGTGCTCTTGTCATGTACACGATATGGTGCGTGACCTCATCATTTCCTTGTCAAGTGATGAGAATTTCCTAACAAGAATAGGTGATCCGCAACCAGAGTATCTACCAAGTAAGATCCGCCGACTGTCCATCCAGACCTGCATTCCAGAAGTTGTTAATCAATTGTCAACCATGGGACTGACCAATGTGAGGTCACTTACTGTGTCTAGTCCAGCTTTCAGTTTGTTGCCAACACTTTCGGGTTTTCCAGTCCTACGTGTATTGGATTTAACATTCTGCATGCAAGTGGATAATAATAATTGGAAGGATATTTGCAGTTTGTTTCACTTGAGATATCTGAGTTTAAAGGGAACGTCTATCACCAGGATCCCGAAAGAGATTGCAAATCTGCAATTTCTGCAAGTGCTGGACATCAGCTCGTGCACTGAAATAGAAGAAGAGCTGCCGTCAACCTTTATTCAACTAACACAACTATTGTTATTCCACATGGCTGACAGCATCACTTGTGCAGTACCTAGGTGGATGTGTTCCATGTCTTTCCTCTTCTCTCTTAGTATCAAACTTGAAACAATGGGAGAAGAAGACCTTCAAGTACTTGGGAACATACCGTCTCTCAGTGAACTGTACATACAAGTGCAGAAACCTACACAAGGTAGAGACAAACGGTTGGTCATTGACAATGCTTATCCATTTCGGTGTCTAAAGAGGTTTAGTGTCAAGGGTGACACCATGGAGTTGAAGTTTGCACGGGGAGCCATGCAAAGTCTACAGACCCTCCTGTTAGTTTTAGATAATGTGCATGACACATTCTCTCAGTTTGGTGATCTTGTATTTGGTTTAGAGAATATCTCTTTGCTTGAGCATATTGTTGTTGAGTTCCCCTTCGACGAAGAAGATAGTGATGAGGAGACTCAAATGCTGAGAAATGTTGTTCAGAAAGAGGTTGAGATGAATCAAAACAAGCCCATACTAACTTTCACACAAACAGATGCCGTTGAC TCatctattattattatttttcaatTTTCATTGGGGCGTAACCCTCTCAGCGACGCGCCACATCGGAACCCGGGTGTGTTGGAAAATGGGCAAGGGCTGGGTCGTCACCCCCCAAGTGGCGCGCCATATCTTGATCCGGATACGGTGGCAAGTGAGCGAGGATCGGGTCGTCACATCCTTAGTGGCGCGCTACATCGGCGCCCGGATGTAGTGGAAAATGAGCATGGGTCTTCGCATTTGACTCGACGAGTGCGAAGGGTAAGGAAGCTAGCCGAGCCTAGGAGGATTCGCTTAGGTAGCTGGAATGTAGGGTCTCTGACAGGGAAGCTTCGGGAGCTAGTTGATGCAGCGGTGAGGAGAGGTGTTGATATCCTTTGCGTCCAAGAAACCAAATGGAGAGGACAGAaggcgaaggaggtggaggataccggcttcaagctgtggtacatggggacggctgcaaacagaaatggcgtaggcatcttgatcaacaagagcctcaagtatggagtggtagacgtcaagagacgtgggattatcctggtcaagctggtagttgaggacttggttctcaatgttatcagcgcgtatgccccgcaagtaggccacaatgagaacaccaagagggagttctgggaaggcctggaagacatggttaggagtgtaccgattggtgagaagctcttcataggaggagacctcaatggccacgtgggtacatctaacacaggttttgaaggggcgcatgggggctttggctatggcatcaggaatcaagaaggagaagatgtcttaagctttgctctagcctacaacatgattgtagctaacaccctctttagaaagagagaatcacatctggtgacttttagtagtggccaacactctagccagattgatttcatcctctcgagaagagaagataggcgtgcgtgcctagactgcaaggtgatacctggagagagtgttgtaccccagcataagctggtggttgctgatttccgctttcggattcgtgtccagcgggataagcgtgccaaggtcgctagaacgaagtggtggaagctcaagggggaggtagctcaggtgttcaaggagagggtcattaaggagggcccttgggaggagggaggggatgcggacaatgtgtggacgaagatggcgacttgcattcgtaaggtggcctcggaggagtttggagtgtccaggggaaggagaagcgaagataaggatacctggtggtggaacgatgatgtccagaaggcgattaaagagatgaaagattgcttcagacgcctatacctgaataggagtgcagacaacatagagaagtacaagatggcgaagaaggccGCAAAGCGAGCTGTTGGTGAAGCAAGGAGTCGAGcatatgaggacctctaccaacgGTTAAGCATGGGTGGTGAACTATCCAGAACGAAGTCGAACCACCCTTCATAA